Proteins encoded in a region of the Lathamus discolor isolate bLatDis1 chromosome Z, bLatDis1.hap1, whole genome shotgun sequence genome:
- the SMIM15 gene encoding small integral membrane protein 15, with protein sequence MIDIKAWAEYIVEWAAKDPYGFLTTVILALTPLFIISAALSWKLAKMIEAREREQKKKQKRQENIAKAKRTKKD encoded by the coding sequence atgATTGATATTAAGGCCTGGGCTGAATACATCGTGGAGTGGGCTGCAAAGGACCCATATGGCTTTCTTACTACGGTGATCTTGGCCCTTACACCATTGTTCATAATTAGTGCAGCGCTTTCATGGAAGCTTGCAAAAATGATTGAGGCCAGGGAGCGAgagcaaaagaagaaacagaaacgCCAAGAGAATATTGCAAAAGCCAAACGAACAAAGAAGgattaa